A portion of the Girardinichthys multiradiatus isolate DD_20200921_A chromosome 23, DD_fGirMul_XY1, whole genome shotgun sequence genome contains these proteins:
- the LOC124860846 gene encoding melanin-concentrating hormone receptor 2 yields MNDTDKICKNNTSSNFSDQSCLTPTAAPYSPIDITTFMHIFPSIYGILCSVGVIANALVIYAVAACKKKMVSDIYVLNLAIADMLFLLVMPFNIHQLVRDRQWVFGNFMCKAVVVVDVSNQFTTVGIVTVLCIDRYIAIVHPSSERRTVEWTIIINMLVWVGSFLLTVPVMIYAKVVHRQHLQVCMMYLDGPGDMYWYTLYQSILGFIIPLIIISTFYSLTLYHVFSSIRRVKRKQSVWAKRATKMVLMVIALFLICWSPYHVIQVINLSNNRPTIAFVYAYNISICLSYSHSCINPLMLLIFAQNYRERLCRRNALHSSQHSSKVTVVKNDGSSTANDPNYRITVI; encoded by the exons ATGAATGACACGGAcaaaatctgcaaaaacaacacatcatCCAACTTTAGCGATCAGTCATGTCTAACGCCAACTGCCGCGCCGTACAGCCCCATCGACATCACCACCTTCATGCACATTTTCCCCTCCATCTACGGGATCCTGTGCTCCGTCGGAGTCATCGCCAACGCGCTGGTGATCTACGCGGTGGCAGCGTGCAAGAAAAAGATGGTCTCGGACATTTACGTGCTGAACTTGGCCATAGCTGACATGCTGTTCCTTCTGGTTATGCCCTTCAACATCCACCAGCTGGTCAGGGACAGGCAGTGGGTCTTCGGAAACTTTATGTGCAAGGCGGTGGTGGTGGTGGATGTCAGCAACCAGTTCACCACTGTGGGGATCGTTACAGTGCTGTGCATTGATCG TTACATCGCTATTGTGCATCCCAGCTCGGAGAGGAGGACCGTGGAGTGGACTATCATAATCAACATGCTGGTGTGGGTGGGCAGCTTCCTCCTTACCGTGCCCGTCATGATTTACGCCAAAGTGGTCCACAGGCAGCACTTGCAGGTGTGCATGATGTACCTGGATGGGCCTGGGGACATGTACTGGTACACTCTCTACCAGTCCATCCTGGGCTTCATCATTCCACTCATCATCATCAGCACCTTCTACTCACTCACCCTCTACCACGTGTTCAGCTCCATCCGCCGGGTCAAGCGCAAGCAGTCCGTGTGGGCGAAGAGGGCTACGAAGATGGTGCTCATGGTCATCGCCTTGTTTCTGATTTGCTGGTCGCCCTACCATGTCATCCAGGTGATCAACCTGAGCAACAACCGGCCCACCATTGCCTTCGTCTACGCGTACAACATCAGCATCTGCCTCAGCTACTCGCACAGCTGCATCAACCCGCTCATGCTGCTCATCTTCGCCCAGAATTACCGCGAACGCCTGTGCCGGCGGAACGCGCTGCACAGCTCGCAGCATTCGTCCAAGGTCACCGTGGTCAAAAACGATGGCTCCAGCACGGCAAACGACCCCAACTACCGCATCACCGTCATCTAG